CCTGGGCGAATCCGGCCTGCCTGGCCTCCTCGATGGCGGAGAGCAGCCCGGCCTCTTCGGCCATGGCTACGGAAATCTTCTTCGGGCCCTTTTCGGCGCCAATCTTCTTTGCATATTCAAGCAGCTGTGACAGTGAGCGGATCTGTTCCATTGAAAAATTCCTCCTCTGAAATTGGTCTGAATGGTTCAGCTCCGGGCAACTACGGCGCCCAGGGCGATTGAAAGCAGCTTGGTCTCCATGCTGTCGAAACGGCTGGTGAGGACGATGGGCTTCCGGGCCCCCAGGATGACCCCTGCGCCCTTGCCTCCTGTCATGTAGAGCAGCACCTTGCCCACGAAGTTCCCCGACTCGATGTCCGGGACCAGAAGCATGTCGGCGTTTCCGGCCACGGGGGAACTGATGCCCTTGATCTTCGCCGATTCCTCGCTCACAGCGTTGTCAAGCGCCAGGGGGCCGTCCACGATGCATCCCCGGATCTGCCCCCGCTCGTTCATCTTCGCCAGGGCTGCGGCGTCCAGGGTGGCCTGCATGTCGGGGTTGACGGCCTCCACTGCGGCAAGGGCGGCGATCCTCGGCTGGGGAACACCTATTTTGTGATAGCACGCAACCGCGTTTTCTATGATCTTCGCCTTGGCGTTCAGATCGGGGTAGGTGTTCATCCCCCCGTCGGAGATGCCGATGACCCGCCGGTTCATGGCAGGAATCTCGAAGAGGAAAAGATGGGAGAGAAGGGATCCTGTCCGGAGGCCCCATTCCTTGTCGAGGACCGCCTTGAGAAGGGTGGATGTCTTCACGAGCCCCTTCATGAGAAGGTCCGCCTCGCCGGAGGAGACCATCCGGACGCTCAGCTCCACCGCCTTTTCTTCGTTCTTCTCATCCACGATGTCGACCCCGGAGAGATCACACCCGTCATTCTCGGCGAGGGCACGGATTCTGGAGCCGTCGCCGACGAGCACCGTCTTCACCACTCCCTCCCGGCCTGCCCGGG
The sequence above is drawn from the Aminivibrio pyruvatiphilus genome and encodes:
- a CDS encoding bifunctional enoyl-CoA hydratase/phosphate acetyltransferase, with amino-acid sequence MTMQKLDFLLEESRKGRPMTLALACPYGDDALAAVARAGREGVVKTVLVGDGSRIRALAENDGCDLSGVDIVDEKNEEKAVELSVRMVSSGEADLLMKGLVKTSTLLKAVLDKEWGLRTGSLLSHLFLFEIPAMNRRVIGISDGGMNTYPDLNAKAKIIENAVACYHKIGVPQPRIAALAAVEAVNPDMQATLDAAALAKMNERGQIRGCIVDGPLALDNAVSEESAKIKGISSPVAGNADMLLVPDIESGNFVGKVLLYMTGGKGAGVILGARKPIVLTSRFDSMETKLLSIALGAVVARS